The following coding sequences are from one Salvia hispanica cultivar TCC Black 2014 chromosome 3, UniMelb_Shisp_WGS_1.0, whole genome shotgun sequence window:
- the LOC125209786 gene encoding uncharacterized protein LOC125209786 yields MTSSRWGGSGGGASDSDNDNELDLAVEETIDRLLRQRRQRRQQGAAAVPWSIHRRRHVSRDHIAAHIRLYEDYFAPQPHFGYVLFRRRFRMHCPLFMHIVGALERRYEFFRIREDAAGKPGHTPLQKCTAAIRQLAYGGPADMFDEYLHIGESSAVECLQNFCAGVRAIFGDQYLRRPSPEDCQRLINMHGVGARVSLGCWAA; encoded by the coding sequence ATGACGAGTAGTCGTTGGGGTGGTAGTGGCGGAGgcgctagtgatagtgataaTGATAATGAATTGGATCTCGCTGTGGAAGAGACGATTGATCGATTGCTCCGGCagaggcggcagcggcggcagcAGGGGGCGGCAGCGGTACCTTGGTCGATCCATCGCCGACGTCATGTATCCCGGGACCATATTGCTGCACATATTCGGTTGTATGAGGACTACTTTGCTCCGCAGCCGCATTTTGGGTATGTCTTATTCCGGCgacgttttaggatgcatTGTCCGctgtttatgcatatcgtGGGTGCTTTAGAGAGAAGATACGAGTTTTTCAGGATCAGGGAGGATGCGGCTGGCAAACCCGGACACACGCCCTTACAGAAGTGCACTGCCGCAATCAGGCAACTGGCGTACGGAGGCCcggccgacatgttcgacgagtacctccacattggCGAGTCTTCAGCCGTCGAGTGTTTGCAGAATTTTTGCGCGGGCGTTAGAGCGATATTCGGGGATCAGTATCTTCGGCGTCCGAGCCCCGAAGACTGCCAGCGGTTGATAAATATGCACGGAGTCGGTGCACGAGTTTCCCTgggatgttgggcagcatag